From the Lathyrus oleraceus cultivar Zhongwan6 chromosome 4, CAAS_Psat_ZW6_1.0, whole genome shotgun sequence genome, one window contains:
- the LOC127137947 gene encoding uncharacterized protein LOC127137947, whose product MGRIADFLGAPQSDVRHRPNQVIIQGEEPTIDQVRPQRQAPDERVMGARLEQQPIRREVPEEQPRRVIMVNRDQDANEVIHRVRRENMMENDLTSMIGRIMAQNGLNTGLRRPNYSSPLSENVLQTELPRGCKIPKFTKFSGDTSESTIEHIARYMTEAGDLVNSENLRIKYFPSSLTKNAFTWFTTLPPNSIDA is encoded by the coding sequence ATGGGACGCATAGCAGATTTCCTAGGCGCCCCACAATCTGATGTTCGACACAGGCCAAACCAGGTTATAATCCAGGGAGAAGAACCAACGATAGATCAGGTTCGACCACAAAGGCAAGCCCCTGACGAAAGAGTCATGGGGGCAAGATTGGAACAACAGCCAATTCGACGGGAAGTCCCTGAAGAACAACCTAGGAGAGTGATAATGGTTAATAGAGACCAGGATGCAAACGAAGTGATTCATAGGGTCAGGCGAGAAAACATGATGGAAAATGACTTAACCAGTATGATAGGGAGAATCATGGCCCAGAATGGTCTGAATACAGGACTTCGACGGCCAAATTATTCCTCTCCTTTATCAGAAAATGTCCTGCAAACAGAATTACCAAGGGGTTGTAAAatccctaagttcaccaaattctcaggggacactagtgaaTCCACTATAGAGCACATAGCCAGATACATGACTGAGGCAGGGGATTTGGTGAACAGTGAGAACTTAAGGATCaaatatttccctagttcttTAACAAAGAACGCCTTCACGTGGTTTACAACTTTGCCACCAAATTCCATAGATGCTTGA